A stretch of Henckelia pumila isolate YLH828 chromosome 4, ASM3356847v2, whole genome shotgun sequence DNA encodes these proteins:
- the LOC140866154 gene encoding putative calcium-transporting ATPase 13, plasma membrane-type encodes MSSGSAILANSQCMNLLSTDLHDTVNLSVRSKKRWHLAFVTIYCSRAFFPRFKQQEISTKWSKISPESPSKVILDVVQEHPLFTGVEYQSSIAKVVKDKSLDHLAKLGGVEGISSSLKTDLQHGITGDLEDISSRSEAFGTNTYQKPPTKSFLHFVWEAFKDPTILILLLCAALSLGFGIKENGPKEGWYDGGSIFVAVFLVISVSAISNFRQNRQFEKLSKVSSNIPVEVVRKGRRQQITIFEIVVGEVVCLKIGDQVPADGLFIEGHSLQVDESSMTGESDHVEINAYQKPFLFSGTKVADGYGKMLVTSVGMNTIWGEMMSTISRDSNEQTPLQTRLNKLTSSIGKVGLAVAFLVLVVLLVRYFTGNTEDNNGNKEFNGSRTKADDVINAVVRIIAAAVTIVVVAIPEGLPLAVTLTLAYSMKRMMADQAMVRKLSACETMGSATTICTDKTGTLTMNQMKVTKFWLGNESLQGMDYSLISSDVLELFYQGIGLNTTGSVYRSGISGTDLEFSGSPTEKAILSWAVLDLNMDMEAVKRNCNVLKVEAFNSEKKRSGVLMKKVEGDGSHVHWKGAAEMILAMCSHYYDMKGDIKYLNDLERVKFDQIIQGMAASSLRCIAFAHKQVLEVEHERGDNHPKIQESGLTLLGMVGLKDPCRPGVKKAVEDCQFAGVKVKMITGDNVFTAKAIATECGILRPDQDGIVIEGVEFRGYTDEERMEKVDKICVMARSSPFDKLLMVQCLKRKGHVVAVTGDGTNDAPALKEADIGLSMGIQGTEVAKESSDIVILDDNFASVATVLRWGRCVYNNIQKFIQFQLTVNVAALVINFVAAVSAGEVPLTAVQLLWVNLIMDTLGALALATEKPTKELMNQKPVGRTEPLITNVMWRNLLSQALYQISVLLILQFRGESILSISKRVNDTLIFNTFVLCQVFNEFNARKLEKKNVFEGIHKNKLFLGIVGITLILQVVMVEFLKKFADTERLNWGQWGLCIGIAAASWPIGWLVKCIPVTERPVSSFFSFKNFLRHQHSRNYA; translated from the coding sequence ATGAGTTCGGGTTCGGCCATTCTTGCAAATTCGCagtgcatgaacttattaagcACTGATCTGCATGACACTGTGAATCTCAGCGTACGCAGTAAAAAAAGATGGCATTTGGCTTTCGTCACCATTTATTGTTCAAGGGCTTTCTTCCCTCGCTTCAAACAACAAGAGATATCGACGAAATGGAGCAAGATTTCGCCCGAATCGCCTTCGAAAGTCATTCTCGATGTTGTTCAAGAGCATCCCTTATTCACTGGTGTTGAATATCAATCCAGCATTGCAAAAGTTGTTAAGGACAAAAGCCTTGATCATTTGGCTAAACTTGGAGGAGTCGAAGGGATTTCTTCTTCTCTAAAGACAGATTTGCAGCATGGGATCACTGGTGACTTAGAAGATATATCTTCTAGGAGTGAAGCATTTGGTACGAATACATATCAAAAGCCACCAACTAAGAGTTTCCTCCATTTTGTGTGGGAAGCTTTCAAGGATCCGACGATTCTAATTCTATTGCTCTGTGCTGCACTCTCTCTTGGATTCGGTATCAAAGAGAATGGTCCTAAAGAGGGTTGGTATGATGGAGGAAGCATATTTGTTGCTGTATTTCTCGTTATTTCTGTTTCTGCCATCAGTAATTTCAGGCAAAACAGGCAGTTCGAGAAGCTTTCGAAAGTGAGCAGCAATATTCCTGTAGAAGTTGTGAGAAAGGGTCGAAGGCAACAGATAACGATCTTTGAGATCGTTGTTGGAGAAGTTGTTTGTCTCAAGATTGGTGATCAAGTACCTGCGGATGGGCTATTCATAGAAGGCCACTCTTTGCAAGTGGATGAATCTAGCATGACTGGAGAAAGTGATCATGTGGAGATTAATGCATATCAGAAACCTTTTCTGTTTTCAGGTACCAAGGTGGCCGATGGGTATGGTAAAATGCTGGTCACTTCTGTGGGAATGAACACTATTTGGGGGGAAATGATGAGCACAATAAGTCGTGATTCGAATGAGCAAACGCCCCTCCAAACGCGTTTAAACAAGCTAACTTCATCAATCGGTAAGGTTGGTTTAGCAGTAGCCTTTCTAGTTCTTGTTGTGCTTCTGGTACGCTACTTCACAGGAAACACGGAAGATAACAATGGGAATAAAGAGTTCAATGGCAGTAGGACCAAGGCTGATGATGTGATCAATGCTGTGGTGAGGATTATTGCTGCTGCTGTAACTATAGTAGTCGTCGCGATTCCAGAAGGGCTGCCGCTTGCAGTCACACTTACTCTTGCTTATTCGATGAAACGAATGATGGCAGATCAGGCAATGGTGAGAAAGCTCTCAGCTTGTGAGACGATGGGATCTGCCACAACTATATGTACCGATAAAACAGGTACTCTGACTATGAATCAGATGAAAGTAACCAAGTTTTGGCTGGGAAATGAATCTCTACAAGGGATGGATTATTCTTTGATTTCTAGTGATGTTCTTGAATTATTCTACCAAGGGATTGGCCTCAACACAACAGGTAGTGTCTACAGGTCTGGGATATCAGGAACTGATCTTGAGTTCTCTGGCAGTCCTACGGAGAAGGCGATTCTTTCATGGGCCGTGCTTGACTTAAACATGGATATGGAGGCGGTAAAACGAAACTGCAATGTTTTGAAGGTTGAGGCATTCAAttccgaaaagaagagaagCGGCGTTCTGATGAAGAAAGTTGAAGGTGATGGGAGTCATGTACACTGGAAAGGAGCTGCTGAAATGATACTTGCAATGTGCTCTCATTATTATGATATGAAAGGtgatattaaatatttgaatgATCTTGAAAGGGTGAAatttgatcagattattcaaGGGATGGCTGCCAGTAGTCTTCGCTGCATCGCATTTGCACATAAGCAAGTTCTAGAGGTCGAGCATGAGAGGGGTGACAACcatccaaaaattcaagaaaGTGGGTTGACCCTGTTGGGCATGGTGGGATTGAAAGATCCGTGTCGCCCTGGCGTGAAGAAAGCCGTGGAAGATTGTCAATTTGCTGGTGTGAAAGTTAAGATGATCACGGGCGACAATGTATTCACCGCAAAAGCTATAGCCACCGAGTGTGGAATACTGCGTCCTGACCAAGATGGGATAGTGATTGAAGGGGTGGAGTTTCGTGGATACACGGATGAGGAAAGAATGGAGAAAGTCGACAAAATCTGTGTCATGGCAAGGTCGTCTCCTTTCGACAAACTTCTGATGGTGCAGTGCCTGAAAAGAAAAGGCCATGTTGTGGCAGTGACTGGAGATGGCACAAACGATGCACCAGCTCTGAAGGAAGCTGATATAGGCCTGTCAATGGGGATTCAAGGCACAGAAGTGGCAAAGGAGAGTTCGGATATCGTAATCTTGGACGATAACTTCGCTTCAGTTGCTACCGTTTTGAGGTGGGGAAGATGTGTTTACAACAACATTCAGAAATTCATCCAGTTTCAGCTCACAGTAAATGTGGCAGCTCTTGTCATCAACTTTGTGGCAGCGGTTTCAGCCGGTGAGGTACCGTTGACTGCGGTTCAACTTTTGTGGGTGAACCTGATCATGGACACTTTGGGAGCATTAGCCCTGGCCACAGAAAAGCCCACAAAAGAACTCATGAACCAGAAGCCTGTGGGTCGAACGGAGCCACTGATCACCAATGTTATGTGGAGGAATTTGCTATCTCAAGCCTTGTATCAGATATCTGTTCTCTTGATATTACAATTCAGAGGAGAATCCATTCTGAGCATCAGCAAAAGGGTGAACGACACATTGATATTCAACACTTTTGTTTTGTGTCAAGTGTTTAATGAGTTCAATGCGCGTAAACTCGAGAAAAAGAATGTGTTCGAGGGGATACACAAGAACAAGCTGTTCTTGGGGATTGTTGGGATAACTTTGATTCTTCAAGTGGTTATGGTGGAGTTTCTTAAGAAGTTTGCAGATACAGAGAGGTTAAATTGGGGACAGTGGGGATTGTGCATCGGAATCGCAGCTGCTTCGTGGCCGATTGGTTGGCTTGTCAAATGCATACCAGTAACTGAGAGACCAGTGTCCAGTTTTTTCAGTTTCAAGAACTTTTTGAGGCATCAACATAGTAGAAATTATGCTTAG
- the LOC140866155 gene encoding ATP sulfurylase 1, chloroplastic encodes MASLYLKNSTSSFHSLPKIPKTHIPPPLNVPLRRLPASKFRRLPRISASLIDPDGGKLVQLFVPESEKASKLKQAASLPKIRLSMIDLQWVHVLSEGWASPLKGFMKESQFLQTLHFNSLRLEDGSFVNMSVPIVLAIDDDQKSRVGSFTSVALVDQKGDPVAILNDIEIYKHNKEERIARTWGTTAPGLPYVDEAITDSGNWLIGGDLEVIHPIQYNDGLDRFRLSPAQLRNEFERRNADAVFAFQLRNPVHNGHALLMTDTRRRLLEMGYKNPILLLHPLGGYTKADDVPLSWRMKQHEKVLEDGVLDPETTVVSIFPSPMHYAGPTEVQWHAKARINAGANFYIVGRDPAGMSHPIEKRDLYDADHGKKVLSMAPGLEKLNILPFKVAAYDKTQGKMAFFDPSRTQDFLFISGTKMRTLAKNKENPPDGFMCPGGWQVLVEYYDSLAPFENGALPVPVPV; translated from the exons ATGGCTTCTCTCTACCTCAAAAATTCCACCTCTTCCTTCCATTCCCTCCCAAAAATACCGAAAACCCATATCCCTCCGCCCCTCAACGTCCCACTCCGCCGCCTCCCCGCCTCCAAATTCCGACGCCTCCCTCGCATATCCGCTTCTCTGATCGATCCGGATGGCGGGAAGCTTGTTCAACTATTCGTTCCAGAATCAGAAAAAGCCTCCAAATTGAAGCAGGCTGCAAGCCTTCCGAAGATCAGGCTCTCCATGATCGACCTTCAGTGGGTGCATGTGCTCAGCGAAGGCTGGGCCAGCCCCTTGAAGGGATTCATGAAAGAGTCTCAGTTCCTCCAAACACTTCATTTCAATTCTCTCCGTCTAGAAGACGGGTCCTTTGTGAACATGTCGGTGCCCATCGTGCTCGCGATCGATGATGATCAGAAGAGTCGGGTCGGGTCGTTCACCAGCGTGGCACTTGTCGATCAGAAGGGCGACCCGGTTGCTATTTTAAACGA CATTGAGATCTACAAGCACAATAAAGAAGAACGTATAGCAAGAACTTGGGGTACGACTGCACCTGGTCTGCCTTATGTTGATGAAGCAATAACAGACTCTGGAAACTGGCTGATAGGtggtgatttggaggtcatacATCCCATTCAATATAATGATGGCCTCGATCGATTCCGTCTTTCTCCTGCACAGCTTCGTAATGAGTTTGAGAGACGCAATGCAGATGCGGTGTTTGCTTTCCAGCTAAGAAACCCTGTGCACAATGGTCATGCTCTATTGATGACTGACACGCGTCGCCGACTTCTTGAGATGGGATACAAGAATCCCATCCTCTTGCTTCATCCTTTAGGGGGTTACACAAAAGCTGATGATGTTCCACTTAGCTGGCGAATGAAGCAGCATGAAAAg GTGCTTGAAGATGGTGTCCTTGATCCAGAGACTACGGTGGTATCGATATTTCCGTCTCCAATGCACTATGCTGGCCCAACTGAGGTACAGTGGCATGCTAAAGCTCGGATTAATGCAGGCGCAAACTTTTACATTGTTGGGCGCGACCCAGCTGGCATGAGCCACCCCATCGAGAAACGGGATTTGTATGATGCTGATCATGGAAAGAAAGTACTAAGTATGGCTCCTGGATTGGAGAAGTTGAACATTTTACCATTCAAG GTGGCTGCATATGACAAGACTCAGGGTAAAATGGCATTTTTTGATCCATCAAGGACTCAAGATTTTCTATTCATATCTGGCACCAAG ATGCGAACTTTGGCAAAGAACAAGGAAAACCCACCTGATGGATTCATGTGCCCTGGTGGCTGGCAAGTGTTGGTGGAGTATTACGATAGTTTAGCTCCCTTTGAGAATGGTGCTCTGCCTGTACCTGTTCCTGTCTAA
- the LOC140865802 gene encoding pentatricopeptide repeat-containing protein At5g43790, which produces MKSVSPTSNHPVLHLLRQCKTLDTFKRVHAQMITTGLIRHTYPVSRILYFSSALAPVTYTLTIFNQVLNPSIFLYNTLVSSLTREDHIQVALSIYSRILTHFSVIPNNYTYPSLFKAFGSHQWLKEGKSLHVHVLKFLGTPIDEFIQASLVTFYSRCGKVGIARYIFDRIRKPDLATWNSMLSAYACNATPSLADNIHGNTGFSLEVLSLFSLMQKSFVVPNEVTLVTLITACADLGALSQGTWAHVYVIRNNLIVNHFIGTALITLYANSGCLDLASQLFNQLAHRDAFCFNAMIRGFAIHGRGNEALGLFRKMIQVGFAPDGTTILSVMNACSHVGLVDEGRKYFESMKSVYRLEPKIEHYCCLVDLLGRAGLVEDAEEIVLSMPMKPNAILWRSLLGAARVHGNLDIGEVALRKLLELEPENSGNFVLLSNMYAFLNRWEDVKRVRTSMKRLGIDKTPGSSIVEVNGSMHEFLIGDRSHPKVKDIYLKLEEMNKRLQDYGHLPRTRDVLFDIEDEEREEALSYHSERLAISFALLESDASAPIRIIKNLRVCVDCHSCTKLFSKIYKREIIVRDRTRFHHFKNGTCSCLDYW; this is translated from the coding sequence ATGAAATCAGTAAGCCCAACATCAAACCATCCAGTCCTTCATCTGTTACGACAATGCAAGACATTGGATACTTTCAAACGAGTTCACGCTCAAATGATCACAACTGGCCTCATCCGCCACACATATCCTGTCAGCCGCATTCTCTACTTTTCTTCCGCTCTGGCTCCTGTAACCTACACACTAACCATATTCAACCAAGTCTTGAATCCAAGTATCTTTCTCTATAACACCCTCGTCTCTTCCCTCACTCGAGAAGATCACATTCAAGTTGCACTGTCCATATATTCTCGCATTCTGACTCACTTCAGTGTCATACCAAATAACTATACCTACCCTTCACTTTTCAAGGCTTTTGGGTCCCATCAATGGCTCAAAGAAGGCAAATCGCTACATGTACATGTCTTAAAATTTCTTGGTACCCCTATTGACGAGTTCATTCAAGCCTCATTGGTTACTTTTTATTCCAGATGTGGTAAAGTAGGTATTGCTAGATATATATTCGATCGAATTAGGAAACCCGATTTGGCGACGTGGAACTCTATGCTATCAGCTTATGCATGTAATGCTACGCCTAGTTTAGCTGATAATATACATGGAAATACTGGTTTTTCTCTGGAGGTTTTGAGTTTGTTCAGCTTAATGCAGAAGTCTTTTGTGGTGCCAAATGAAGTAACGTTAGTTACTTTAATCACTGCATGTGCTGATCTAGGTGCTCTCAGTCAAGGTACATGGGCACATGTTTATGTAATTAGAAATAATCTTATCGTCAATCACTTTATTGGCACGGCATTAATCACTTTGTACGCCAATTCTGGCTGTCTTGATTTAGCTAGCCAATTATTCAACCAGTTGGCACATAGGGATGCATTTTGTTTCAATGCCATGATTAGAGGATTTGCAATCCATGGACGTGGTAATGAGGCACTTGGTTTGTTTCGGAAAATGATACAAGTGGGTTTTGCCCCTGATGGCACAACAATATTATCGGTAATGAATGCTTGCTCGCATGTGGGATTGGTTGATGAAGGGCGAAAATATTTTGAGTCAATGAAAAGTGTATATAGACTTGAGCCTAAGATTGAGCACTATTGTTGCCTAGTGGATCTTCTAGGCCGAGCTGGGCTTGTTGAGGACGCCGAGGAAATAGTTTTATCCATGCCTATGAAGCCTAATGCCATTTTGTGGAGGTCTTTACTCGGAGCCGCTAGAGTTCATGGGAATTTAGATATTGGTGAAGTTGCATTGAGGAAACTATTGGAATTAGAACCCGAGAATAGTGGGAATTTTGTGCTTTTATCGAATATGTATGCTTTTTTGAACAGGTGGGAAGATGTTAAACGAGTACGAACATCGATGAAACGTCTTGGCATCGACAAAACTCCTGGAAGTAGCATAGTTGAGGTGAATGGTTCGATGCATGAGTTCCTCATTGGTGACAGGAGTCATCCAAAAGTGAAAGATATATACTTGAAGCTCGAAGAAATGAACAAAAGGTTACAAGATTATGGTCATCTTCCAAGAACCCGAGATGTGTTGTTTGAcattgaagatgaagaaagggAAGAAGCTCTTTCATATCACAGCGAAAGGCTAGCTATATCGTTTGCTCTTCTTGAATCTGATGCTAGTGCACCTATCAGGATTATAAAGAATCTTCGGGTTTGTGTGGATTGTCATTCCTGCACTAAGCTTTTTTCGAAAATATACAAAAGAGAGATTATAGTCAGAGACAGAACCAGGTTTCATCACTTCAAGAATGGAACTTGTTCTTGTCTGGATTACTGGTAG